The following coding sequences lie in one Pseudomonas sp. B33.4 genomic window:
- a CDS encoding Lrp/AsnC family transcriptional regulator produces the protein MKLDAFDRKILAALQRNGRLSNVELADEIGLSASPCLRRVRMLEEAGVIRGYQANLDRDEVGLGLTVFVGVKVERHNDEQAEAFYTAVTALPEVISAFLVSGESDFLLQVVVPDLRAYDRFLSGCLLKLPGVSDIRSNFAIHTVKTPGALPLGHLPL, from the coding sequence ATGAAACTCGATGCCTTCGACCGCAAGATCCTCGCGGCCCTGCAACGCAACGGACGCCTGAGCAATGTCGAACTGGCAGACGAAATCGGTCTGTCGGCCTCGCCGTGTCTACGCCGCGTGCGGATGCTGGAAGAGGCTGGAGTGATCCGTGGCTATCAGGCCAATCTCGATCGTGATGAAGTCGGGCTGGGGTTGACGGTGTTTGTCGGGGTCAAGGTCGAGCGCCACAACGATGAACAGGCCGAAGCGTTTTACACCGCGGTGACGGCATTGCCGGAGGTGATTTCCGCGTTTCTGGTGTCGGGGGAGTCGGACTTTTTGCTGCAAGTGGTGGTGCCGGATTTGCGTGCCTATGACCGTTTTCTCAGTGGGTGTCTGTTGAAGTTGCCCGGGGTCAGCGATATTCGCAGCAACTTTGCCATTCACACGGTGAAGACGCCGGGGGCGTTGCCGCTGGGGCATCTTCCGCTTTAG
- a CDS encoding DUF692 domain-containing protein produces the protein MSASVPFLGYGLGLRSAYYQQILEQSPNVDWFEVVSENFMVQGGKALYYLDAIAERYPLVMHGVSLSIGGPHALDPDYLQQLKQLADRVRPAWISDHLCWSRGNAHQLHDLLPLPYTEESLDYIAGRVRQVQDILQRPLVLENVSSYVRAASDDFSEWEFLAVLSRITGCELLLDVNNVYVSSRNHGFDPWAFIRSLPVDKVRQLHLAGHSDYGDYVIDTHDHPVSDPVWALYQRTLEHFGPVATLLERDDHFPPFEALLDELQKARELGDKVLAGRQQCA, from the coding sequence ATGTCAGCTTCTGTGCCTTTCCTGGGTTACGGCCTCGGACTGCGTAGCGCTTACTACCAACAGATCCTCGAGCAGTCGCCTAATGTCGACTGGTTCGAAGTGGTCTCGGAAAACTTCATGGTGCAGGGCGGCAAAGCCCTGTATTACCTCGACGCCATCGCCGAGCGTTATCCGCTGGTGATGCATGGTGTATCCCTGTCCATCGGCGGGCCGCATGCCCTCGATCCGGACTATCTGCAACAACTCAAGCAACTGGCCGATCGGGTTCGACCTGCATGGATCTCCGATCATCTGTGCTGGAGCCGTGGCAATGCCCATCAGTTACATGATCTGCTACCACTGCCATACACCGAAGAAAGCCTGGATTACATTGCCGGCCGGGTGAGGCAGGTGCAGGACATACTGCAGCGTCCATTGGTGCTGGAGAATGTCTCCAGTTACGTGCGTGCTGCCTCGGATGACTTCAGCGAGTGGGAGTTTCTCGCCGTGCTGAGTCGGATAACTGGCTGCGAGCTGCTGCTGGATGTGAACAATGTCTATGTCAGCTCACGCAACCACGGCTTCGATCCGTGGGCGTTCATTCGCAGCTTGCCCGTCGACAAAGTCCGCCAACTGCATCTGGCGGGGCACAGTGATTACGGCGATTACGTGATCGACACCCACGACCATCCGGTGAGCGATCCGGTCTGGGCGCTCTATCAACGCACACTGGAACACTTCGGCCCGGTGGCCACATTGCTGGAACGCGACGACCATTTTCCGCCTTTCGAAGCATTGCTCGATGAGTTGCAAAAGGCACGTGAACTTGGCGACAAGGTCTTGGCCGGGAGGCAGCAATGCGCCTGA
- a CDS encoding DUF3142 domain-containing protein, with translation MRFIVSLFALMVLSACKQQDALPLDQQLYIWQRQWTQAHELALRDSHDDFSTLRVLALQAFPNAGWSRARIDAPLLKADGRPLIAVIRLDGQLKALDQDQVTTQILQVLADWQAQGLVLSGVEIDHDAGNARLPAYAQFLKHLRSALPTSLPLSITALPAWLGSAQLPMLLQTVDSSVLQVHAVSDPRRGLFDSDQALQWAKAWSRITDKPFYLALPAYGVALLPDDGGAPVVESEVQLERGGERQELLADPLLLSRLGKALREDPPAHLAGLIWFRLPLANDRRAWSLTTLRAVARGEQLVSQLGVTVSEHNGLYDIKLDNPGNLDSVWPARITLKAQSCEGADALAGYSLQQSPDLLTFTRLRDGRLPAGGQRAIGWARCAHIDQGGSHVDP, from the coding sequence ATGCGGTTTATCGTCAGTCTGTTTGCTTTGATGGTGCTGTCTGCTTGCAAGCAGCAGGACGCGCTCCCTCTCGATCAACAACTCTACATCTGGCAACGTCAATGGACGCAGGCCCATGAATTGGCACTCCGTGACAGCCACGACGACTTCTCGACGCTGCGCGTGCTCGCGCTGCAGGCCTTTCCAAACGCAGGATGGAGTCGCGCCCGGATCGATGCGCCGTTGTTGAAAGCCGACGGCCGTCCGTTGATCGCGGTGATTCGTCTCGATGGCCAGTTGAAGGCGCTGGACCAGGATCAAGTCACCACGCAGATTCTCCAGGTGCTTGCCGATTGGCAGGCGCAAGGCCTTGTATTGAGCGGCGTCGAGATTGATCACGATGCCGGTAACGCACGTTTGCCGGCCTACGCGCAATTCCTCAAACATTTGCGCTCGGCATTGCCGACGTCCCTGCCTTTGAGCATTACCGCACTTCCGGCCTGGCTCGGCAGTGCGCAATTGCCAATGCTCCTGCAAACCGTCGACAGCAGCGTGCTGCAAGTCCACGCCGTCAGCGATCCGCGTCGGGGATTGTTCGATTCTGATCAGGCGTTGCAGTGGGCCAAAGCCTGGTCGCGAATCACCGATAAACCGTTTTATCTCGCGCTGCCGGCGTACGGTGTCGCGCTGTTGCCGGATGACGGCGGGGCACCGGTGGTGGAAAGCGAAGTGCAACTTGAGCGCGGTGGCGAGCGTCAGGAACTGCTCGCCGATCCGCTGCTATTGAGCCGACTCGGCAAGGCCTTGCGCGAAGACCCGCCGGCGCACTTGGCCGGGTTGATCTGGTTTCGCCTGCCGCTGGCCAACGACCGCCGCGCCTGGAGCCTGACCACCCTGCGCGCGGTTGCCCGTGGCGAGCAACTCGTCAGTCAGCTCGGCGTGACGGTCAGCGAACACAACGGTCTCTACGACATCAAACTCGACAACCCTGGCAATCTCGACAGTGTCTGGCCGGCGCGCATCACGCTGAAGGCGCAAAGCTGTGAAGGTGCCGATGCACTCGCCGGTTACTCGTTGCAACAAAGCCCGGATCTGCTTACCTTCACCCGCCTGCGCGACGGCCGCTTGCCGGCGGGCGGACAACGCGCCATCGGTTGGGCGCGTTGCGCACATATTGATCAAGGAGGTTCGCATGTTGACCCGTAA
- a CDS encoding protease modulator HflK, translating to MQVDLEVDGTQVTGLPRFQQAAVQSRHLRRWAIALGGLAGAGWILAFFVGLFAPQSLWLPLLINQSAALLVMVAGLQSAWWVTQWRARAISPVAVTMVAVDEESAPQGWYERLLDRLSQRSLHLLGQIGASTLWLGGWALLVVSSIDPVWNLALPAAAVGVSATVGAALTLLLAFGLLVLERQLAQENPAQWPEAGSLAQLTRVAIITLVLAALCLLFAGENAVWPVRVAVLLGILPGLVAIELLLRAVLSIFSPRREQLEPTLLARSFVADMLRWPPQPLLALQHELHNRFGIDLRQIWAFSYMRRAFLPVLALVAAVGWLLTGIHEVPLQGRGIYERFGKPVQVFGPGLHTGLPWPLGRVLIVENGVVHELATSVGENPVPLQADPAEGPAPFTANRLWDASHVNDKSQVIASSRGDLQSFQIVNMDVRFVYRIGLTDQAAVAATYNSADVPTLIRSTASRILVHDFASRTLDGLLGEDRVGLGEEIGRAVQSDLQQLNSGVEILATVVEAIHPPAGAANAYHSVQAAQIGAQALISRERGAAAEASNQAQLQASLARDQASANARETSATAQAADLKFTAEQKAYASAGQAFVLEQYLGQLSQGLSKAKLLVLDHRLGGSSNAPTIDLRTFTLPADPTPARTTAQPGVAH from the coding sequence ATGCAAGTCGATCTGGAGGTGGATGGCACGCAAGTGACCGGACTACCGCGCTTTCAGCAGGCGGCCGTGCAGAGCCGGCACTTGCGGCGTTGGGCGATCGCTCTCGGAGGATTGGCCGGGGCGGGGTGGATACTGGCGTTTTTTGTCGGGCTGTTTGCCCCGCAGTCGTTATGGTTGCCGTTGCTGATCAATCAGAGTGCGGCGCTGCTGGTGATGGTTGCCGGGTTGCAATCGGCCTGGTGGGTCACGCAATGGCGCGCACGGGCGATTAGCCCTGTCGCGGTGACGATGGTTGCTGTGGACGAAGAGTCTGCGCCGCAGGGCTGGTACGAGCGATTATTGGATCGCTTGAGCCAGCGCAGTTTGCATCTGCTCGGCCAGATCGGTGCGTCGACCCTGTGGTTGGGCGGCTGGGCGCTGCTGGTGGTGTCAAGCATCGACCCGGTGTGGAACCTCGCCTTGCCTGCCGCGGCCGTCGGTGTATCCGCCACCGTGGGTGCGGCGCTGACATTGTTACTGGCGTTCGGTTTGCTGGTGCTGGAGCGACAACTTGCACAGGAAAATCCCGCGCAATGGCCGGAAGCGGGCTCACTGGCACAACTGACGCGCGTGGCGATCATCACGCTGGTGCTTGCGGCGCTGTGCTTACTGTTTGCAGGCGAGAACGCCGTTTGGCCGGTTCGCGTCGCCGTTCTGCTGGGAATATTGCCGGGATTGGTGGCGATTGAGCTGTTATTGCGCGCTGTTCTTTCGATTTTCAGTCCCCGCCGCGAGCAGCTTGAACCCACCTTGCTGGCGCGCAGTTTTGTCGCCGATATGCTGCGTTGGCCGCCACAACCGTTACTCGCATTGCAGCATGAATTGCACAACCGCTTTGGTATCGATCTTCGACAAATCTGGGCGTTCAGCTACATGCGCCGGGCGTTTCTGCCGGTACTGGCGTTGGTTGCGGCCGTGGGTTGGTTGCTGACCGGCATTCATGAAGTCCCCCTGCAAGGCCGAGGCATTTATGAGCGTTTCGGCAAACCGGTGCAGGTGTTCGGCCCGGGATTGCACACAGGTTTGCCGTGGCCACTTGGGCGCGTGCTGATCGTTGAAAACGGCGTGGTGCACGAACTGGCAACCAGCGTCGGCGAGAACCCGGTGCCGCTGCAAGCCGATCCCGCTGAAGGTCCGGCGCCGTTCACAGCCAATCGTTTGTGGGACGCCAGTCACGTCAATGACAAATCGCAAGTCATTGCCAGCAGCCGTGGCGATCTTCAGAGCTTTCAGATCGTCAACATGGACGTGCGCTTCGTCTATCGCATTGGCCTGACTGATCAGGCAGCAGTGGCGGCGACCTACAACAGCGCCGACGTGCCGACACTGATCCGCAGCACCGCCAGCCGGATTCTGGTGCACGACTTTGCCTCGCGCACGTTAGACGGTTTGCTCGGTGAAGATCGGGTAGGGCTCGGCGAAGAGATCGGTCGTGCGGTGCAAAGCGATTTGCAACAACTCAACAGTGGCGTGGAGATTCTCGCCACGGTCGTCGAAGCCATTCACCCGCCGGCCGGTGCCGCCAATGCCTATCACAGCGTGCAAGCCGCACAGATCGGCGCGCAAGCGTTGATCTCCCGCGAACGTGGTGCAGCGGCTGAAGCGAGCAATCAGGCGCAGTTGCAGGCCAGCCTTGCTCGCGATCAGGCCAGCGCCAATGCGCGGGAAACCAGTGCCACGGCGCAAGCGGCGGATCTGAAATTCACTGCCGAGCAAAAAGCCTACGCCAGTGCCGGTCAGGCCTTCGTGCTCGAGCAATACCTCGGCCAGCTCAGTCAGGGCCTGAGCAAAGCCAAATTGCTGGTACTCGATCATCGCCTCGGTGGCAGCAGCAATGCGCCGACCATCGACCTGCGTACCTTCACGCTGCCGGCTGACCCGACGCCCGCGCGCACCACCGCTCAACCAGGAGTCGCCCATTGA
- the lpdA gene encoding dihydrolipoyl dehydrogenase: MSNYDVVILGGGPGGYNAAIRAGQLGLKAACVEGRATLGGTCLNVGCMPSKALLHASELYDAAMGAEFANLGIEVKPTLNLAQMMKQKDESVAGLTKGIEFLFRKNKVDWIKGWGHIDGPGKVTVTDAQGAKVELTAKDIIIATGSEPTPLPGVEIDNKRILDSTGALSLGEVPKHLVVIGAGVIGLELGSVWRRLGAQVTVVEYLDRICPGVDGEAGKTLQRSLSKQGIAFKLSSKVTSATSSANGVQLSVEPAAGGSAELLEADYVLVAIGRRPYTQGLGLENVGLSTDKRGMLANKQHRTEAAGVWVIGDVTSGPMLAHKAEDEAMACVEQIHGKAGEVNYDLIPNVIYTRPELASVGKTEEQLKGEGRAYKVGKFPFTANSRAKINHETEGFAKVLADERTDEVLGVHLVGPSVSEMIGEFCVAMEFSASAEDIALTCHPHPTRSEALRQAAMNVEGMATQM, encoded by the coding sequence ATGAGCAACTATGACGTAGTGATTCTGGGCGGCGGCCCCGGCGGTTATAACGCGGCGATCCGCGCCGGCCAGCTGGGCCTCAAGGCCGCTTGCGTGGAAGGTCGCGCGACCCTCGGCGGCACCTGTCTGAACGTCGGTTGCATGCCCTCCAAAGCCCTGTTGCATGCCTCGGAGCTGTATGACGCGGCGATGGGTGCGGAATTCGCCAACCTTGGCATCGAGGTCAAACCGACGCTGAACCTCGCGCAAATGATGAAACAGAAAGACGAAAGCGTGGCTGGCCTGACCAAAGGCATCGAATTTCTGTTTCGCAAAAACAAGGTCGACTGGATCAAAGGCTGGGGCCACATCGACGGCCCCGGCAAAGTCACGGTGACTGACGCTCAGGGCGCCAAGGTGGAGCTGACTGCCAAGGACATCATCATCGCCACCGGTTCCGAGCCCACTCCCCTGCCCGGCGTCGAGATCGATAACAAACGCATCCTCGATTCAACCGGCGCGCTATCACTGGGCGAAGTACCCAAGCATCTGGTGGTGATTGGTGCCGGCGTCATTGGACTGGAGTTGGGCTCGGTGTGGCGGCGGCTGGGTGCGCAGGTCACCGTGGTCGAATACCTCGACCGCATCTGCCCCGGCGTCGATGGCGAGGCTGGTAAAACCCTGCAACGCTCACTGAGCAAACAGGGCATCGCCTTCAAATTGAGTTCGAAAGTCACCAGCGCCACGTCTTCCGCCAACGGTGTACAGCTCAGCGTCGAGCCTGCGGCGGGTGGCAGCGCTGAACTGCTCGAGGCCGATTACGTGCTGGTGGCCATCGGCCGTCGTCCGTACACCCAAGGCCTGGGTCTGGAAAACGTCGGCCTGAGCACCGACAAGCGCGGCATGCTTGCCAACAAACAGCATCGCACCGAAGCCGCTGGCGTCTGGGTGATCGGCGACGTGACGTCAGGCCCGATGCTGGCGCACAAGGCTGAAGACGAGGCGATGGCCTGCGTCGAGCAGATCCACGGCAAGGCTGGCGAAGTCAACTACGACCTGATCCCCAACGTGATCTACACCCGACCGGAGCTGGCCAGCGTCGGCAAGACCGAAGAGCAACTGAAGGGTGAAGGGCGCGCCTACAAGGTCGGCAAGTTTCCGTTCACCGCCAATAGCCGGGCGAAAATCAACCATGAGACCGAGGGTTTTGCCAAAGTCCTCGCTGATGAGCGCACCGATGAAGTCCTCGGCGTGCATCTGGTCGGCCCGAGTGTGAGTGAAATGATTGGCGAGTTTTGTGTGGCGATGGAGTTCAGTGCGTCGGCCGAGGACATTGCGTTGACGTGCCATCCGCATCCAACGCGGTCAGAGGCGTTGCGCCAGGCGGCGATGAATGTCGAGGGGATGGCGACGCAGATGTAG
- a CDS encoding protease modulator HflK translates to MSEEVPRGTHALNSPWIQAGRLAFFALYAVTVLAALAWAFSNVRQIDPQNRAVVLHFGALDRIHNAGLLLAWPQPFEQVILLPAADRVIERRVDNLLRSDEALKADRVASFATPLSDALAGSGYLLTGDAGVVQLDVRVFYKVTNPYDFVLQADHVLPALDRLVTRSAVALTAARDLDTILVARPELIGADNQAAERRERLRGDLVQGINKRLAELKASGQGIGIEVARVDVQSSLPDPAVSAFNAVLTASQQADKAVANARTDAEKLTQTANEQADRTLQVAHAQAGERLAKASADTATVSSLASSTDPQMLLRLYRERMPKILGQAGSVTTVDPKDDSRLIIQGASK, encoded by the coding sequence ATGAGTGAAGAAGTTCCACGTGGAACACATGCGCTGAACAGTCCGTGGATTCAGGCTGGGCGTTTGGCATTTTTTGCGTTGTATGCGGTGACGGTACTGGCCGCATTGGCTTGGGCGTTTTCCAATGTGCGGCAAATCGATCCGCAGAATCGCGCGGTGGTTTTGCACTTCGGCGCGCTGGATCGCATCCACAACGCCGGACTTTTGTTGGCCTGGCCACAGCCATTCGAACAAGTGATTCTGTTGCCGGCAGCCGATCGGGTTATTGAGCGTCGCGTCGACAACCTGCTGCGCAGCGATGAGGCGCTAAAGGCTGATCGGGTCGCATCTTTCGCGACACCCCTTAGCGATGCCCTGGCCGGTTCTGGTTATTTATTGACCGGTGATGCGGGGGTGGTGCAACTGGATGTGCGGGTGTTTTACAAAGTCACCAATCCGTACGACTTTGTCTTGCAGGCTGATCATGTGCTGCCAGCACTGGATCGATTGGTCACCCGCAGCGCTGTGGCACTGACTGCCGCGCGGGATCTGGACACCATTCTGGTCGCTCGACCTGAGTTGATCGGCGCCGACAATCAGGCTGCCGAACGTCGTGAGCGGTTGCGCGGTGATCTGGTACAGGGCATCAATAAACGCTTGGCCGAGTTGAAGGCGAGCGGGCAGGGCATCGGCATCGAGGTAGCGCGGGTGGATGTGCAATCGAGTCTGCCCGATCCGGCGGTCAGTGCTTTCAATGCGGTGTTGACTGCCAGTCAGCAAGCCGACAAAGCCGTGGCCAACGCACGCACCGACGCTGAGAAACTCACGCAGACCGCCAACGAACAAGCCGACCGTACGTTGCAAGTCGCTCACGCACAGGCCGGGGAGCGCCTCGCCAAAGCGTCGGCCGACACCGCCACGGTATCGAGTCTGGCCAGCAGCACCGACCCGCAAATGCTCCTGCGCCTTTATCGCGAGCGCATGCCGAAGATTCTTGGTCAGGCGGGATCCGTGACCACGGTCGACCCGAAAGACGATTCCCGCTTGATCATTCAGGGAGCCAGTAAATGA
- a CDS encoding LysE family translocator, which yields MASLWLFFLALAVVYLLPGPDMILLLQTGARQGRGAALATAIGLGIARGCHVALAALGLAALFKAAPWTFDVVRLAGAAYLLWIGIQCLRSTLLPNLTTGDVANTHGQWREAIRRGLLTNLLNPKALLFCSVLLPQFIVTDGAPVLSQFAVLGALLVGIGLLFDSAYALTGAALGRWLQHSPTAQRVQQWLFGSLLIGFAVRLTFVQQA from the coding sequence GTGGCAAGTCTCTGGCTGTTTTTCCTCGCATTGGCGGTGGTTTATCTATTGCCCGGGCCGGACATGATCCTGCTCCTGCAAACCGGTGCCCGGCAAGGACGCGGTGCGGCACTGGCCACTGCCATCGGTCTGGGCATTGCCCGTGGCTGTCACGTGGCATTGGCCGCGTTGGGACTGGCGGCACTGTTCAAAGCGGCGCCGTGGACGTTCGACGTGGTGCGCCTGGCCGGTGCGGCGTATCTGTTGTGGATCGGCATTCAATGCCTGCGCAGCACACTGCTGCCGAACCTGACGACGGGCGATGTGGCCAACACCCACGGGCAATGGCGCGAAGCAATCCGTCGCGGTTTGCTGACCAACCTGCTCAACCCGAAAGCATTGCTGTTCTGCTCAGTGCTGTTGCCGCAGTTCATCGTCACCGACGGTGCTCCGGTGCTGAGCCAATTCGCCGTGCTCGGCGCACTTCTGGTCGGCATCGGGCTGCTGTTCGACAGCGCCTACGCCCTCACCGGCGCCGCGCTGGGCCGTTGGCTGCAACACAGTCCAACGGCCCAACGCGTACAACAATGGCTGTTCGGCAGCCTGTTGATCGGTTTTGCGGTGCGCTTGACCTTCGTTCAGCAGGCTTAG
- a CDS encoding heavy metal translocating P-type ATPase, with product MTATIAAPSLLSSAEQRRAARQLTLAMLALGLLGLGLIWRWLVPEQTGVSQLLLGFASLLVAVPVMRSAWYSLRYPSLHGITDQLIALAMLGAWATGDLLTAALLPIIMIFGHVLEERSVIGSQEAIHALGQLTRSHARKVLTDGSIIEVDNGTLKAGDTVEVRAGDRVPADGRILSGQASLDTASITGESVPVETGVGMSVFGGAINLDGLLRIEVTRTGDESTLGKVIALMQNAERSKPPITRLLERYAGSYMVLVLLLAAVTWFITNDAQAMLAVLVAACPCALVLSAPATAIAGVAVAARHGILIRSSAFLEELADLTSLVVDKTGTLTYGTLRLQSIDNPRAESSAIMALAASLGAASSHPVSRALAGLVTQDQCLPLRDIHERQGLGVVAMTGQGEAALGRPELFAQLGIITTTIPDHDGPIAGLALNGEFLAWLLLADSVKPEARFALSELRELGLGRQLLLTGDRQSVAQSLARDVGLHEVEAQALPEDKLNRVLKEIDNGFRPMVVGDGINDSLALKAGVVGVAMGAGGADIALASADIVLIGSDLRRLGTCVRLSRQCRRTLQVNVIIGLGWTLGIVVFAAFGWLGAAGAMIAALLHNLSTLLVLGNAGRLLRFQEPLLKLKADR from the coding sequence ATGACCGCGACCATCGCCGCACCAAGTCTGTTGTCCTCGGCCGAACAACGCCGCGCTGCCCGACAACTGACCTTGGCCATGCTTGCACTGGGCTTGCTGGGGCTGGGCTTGATCTGGCGCTGGCTGGTGCCGGAGCAAACCGGTGTCAGCCAGTTGCTGTTGGGTTTCGCTTCTTTATTGGTCGCCGTGCCGGTCATGCGTTCGGCGTGGTACAGCCTGCGTTATCCGAGTCTGCATGGCATCACCGATCAACTGATTGCTCTGGCCATGCTCGGCGCGTGGGCAACCGGTGATCTGCTGACGGCGGCGTTGCTGCCGATCATCATGATTTTCGGCCATGTGCTGGAGGAACGTAGCGTCATCGGTTCGCAGGAAGCGATTCATGCCCTCGGTCAACTGACCCGCAGCCATGCGCGTAAGGTACTGACGGATGGCTCGATCATCGAAGTGGACAACGGCACGTTGAAAGCAGGCGACACCGTTGAGGTGCGAGCCGGTGATCGGGTGCCGGCAGATGGGCGAATCTTGTCTGGCCAGGCCAGCCTCGACACCGCTTCGATTACCGGGGAATCAGTGCCGGTCGAGACGGGCGTCGGAATGAGCGTATTCGGCGGCGCGATCAACCTCGACGGCCTGTTGCGCATCGAAGTGACGCGAACCGGCGATGAGTCGACGCTCGGCAAGGTCATCGCTCTGATGCAGAACGCCGAGCGCTCGAAGCCGCCGATCACGCGTTTGCTTGAACGTTACGCCGGCAGCTACATGGTGCTGGTGTTGTTGCTGGCGGCGGTGACCTGGTTCATCACCAATGATGCTCAGGCAATGCTCGCCGTGTTGGTAGCGGCGTGTCCCTGCGCGTTGGTGTTGTCTGCTCCGGCGACGGCGATTGCCGGTGTGGCGGTGGCGGCACGCCACGGCATTCTGATTCGCAGCTCGGCGTTTCTTGAAGAGCTGGCGGACCTGACTTCGCTGGTGGTCGACAAGACCGGCACGCTGACTTACGGCACCTTGCGCTTGCAGTCGATCGACAACCCGCGCGCAGAGTCGTCCGCGATCATGGCACTCGCCGCCAGTCTCGGGGCGGCGAGCAGCCACCCGGTCAGTCGTGCGCTCGCAGGGCTGGTCACTCAAGACCAATGCTTACCGTTGAGAGATATCCACGAGCGCCAGGGACTCGGGGTTGTGGCCATGACCGGGCAGGGCGAAGCGGCGCTTGGCCGCCCGGAGTTGTTCGCGCAACTCGGCATTATTACGACAACTATTCCCGATCATGACGGCCCCATCGCCGGGCTGGCACTCAACGGTGAGTTCCTTGCCTGGCTGCTGCTGGCTGACAGCGTCAAACCGGAGGCGCGCTTTGCCCTCAGTGAATTGCGTGAATTGGGTCTGGGTCGACAGCTGTTGCTCACTGGTGATCGCCAGAGTGTGGCTCAGTCGCTGGCCAGGGATGTCGGGTTGCATGAGGTCGAAGCCCAGGCGCTGCCAGAAGACAAACTCAATCGCGTGCTCAAGGAAATCGACAACGGCTTCCGGCCGATGGTGGTCGGTGACGGCATTAATGATTCGCTCGCGCTCAAGGCGGGCGTGGTCGGTGTGGCAATGGGTGCCGGTGGTGCAGACATTGCGCTGGCCTCGGCGGACATCGTCTTGATCGGCAGCGACCTGCGCCGCCTCGGCACCTGCGTGCGCCTCAGTCGTCAGTGCCGCAGGACGTTGCAGGTCAACGTGATCATTGGTCTGGGCTGGACGCTGGGCATCGTCGTGTTCGCTGCATTCGGCTGGCTCGGCGCTGCCGGGGCGATGATCGCCGCGCTGCTGCACAACCTCAGCACGCTGCTGGTACTGGGTAATGCCGGGCGGTTGCTGCGCTTTCAGGAGCCGCTATTGAAGCTCAAGGCAGACCGTTGA
- a CDS encoding protease modulator HflC → MSQSHTHEPHDHSGHDHGHGGHHHHHGHHHHHHGAPEEAGPFPWRRMGWAVLLVAFAIAAASLVQVRSGEATVITRFGNPSRVLLDPGLSWRWPAPFEAAIPVDLRLRTTSSGLQDVGTRDGLRIIVQAYVAWQVQGDPDNVQRFMRAVQNQPDEAARQIRTFVGSALETTASSFDLANLVNTDASQVRIADFEAQLRQQIDQQLLATYGVRVVQVGIERLTLPSVTLTATVDRMRAERETIATERTAIGKREAAQIRSAAERDARIVQADATVKAAEIEAQSRVEAAQIYGRAYASSPQLYNLLRSLDTLGTIVTPDTKLILRTDAAPFRVLVDGPPTLDSKSGSQP, encoded by the coding sequence TTGAGCCAGTCGCACACGCACGAACCGCATGATCACAGCGGCCACGATCACGGCCACGGCGGACATCACCATCATCACGGGCATCATCACCATCACCACGGTGCGCCGGAAGAGGCGGGGCCGTTTCCGTGGCGACGCATGGGCTGGGCCGTGTTGCTGGTGGCGTTCGCTATCGCGGCGGCGAGCCTGGTGCAAGTGCGCTCCGGTGAAGCCACGGTCATCACCCGTTTCGGTAATCCGTCGCGGGTGTTGCTCGATCCGGGTTTGAGCTGGCGTTGGCCGGCGCCGTTCGAAGCAGCGATCCCGGTGGATCTGCGGCTGCGCACGACGTCAAGCGGCTTGCAGGATGTCGGTACGCGTGACGGTTTGCGCATCATTGTCCAGGCCTACGTGGCGTGGCAGGTTCAGGGTGATCCGGACAACGTGCAGCGATTCATGCGCGCCGTGCAGAACCAACCGGATGAGGCAGCGCGGCAGATTCGTACCTTTGTCGGCTCGGCACTGGAAACCACCGCCAGCAGTTTCGATCTGGCAAATCTGGTCAACACCGACGCCAGTCAGGTGCGCATCGCTGACTTCGAAGCGCAGTTGCGCCAGCAGATCGATCAGCAATTGCTCGCGACCTATGGCGTGCGTGTCGTGCAAGTCGGCATTGAGCGTTTGACCTTGCCGTCGGTAACGCTTACCGCCACGGTCGATCGCATGCGCGCCGAGCGTGAAACAATTGCCACCGAGCGTACGGCGATCGGCAAGCGCGAAGCCGCGCAAATTCGTTCCGCAGCCGAGCGCGATGCGCGAATTGTGCAGGCTGACGCCACGGTGAAAGCGGCAGAAATCGAAGCGCAATCTCGCGTCGAAGCCGCGCAGATTTATGGCCGTGCCTACGCCAGTTCGCCGCAGTTGTATAACTTGCTGCGTTCGCTGGACACCCTTGGCACCATCGTCACGCCTGACACCAAACTGATTCTGCGCACCGATGCCGCGCCATTCCGCGTGCTGGTTGACGGCCCGCCGACACTCGACAGCAAATCCGGATCGCAGCCATGA